The Styela clava chromosome 3, kaStyClav1.hap1.2, whole genome shotgun sequence genome includes the window CAAAATGAAGATATTATATCATATATGGCATGACGCATCGGGGTGAGCATTAGGCATACACTTGCCACTGCAcgtctgattaccctgcattcGAGTGATTGTGATCATAATTTAAAGGGACTTAAAATACAGATTTACATATGTGTAGATATACAATGTACAGTGTATgagaaatatatatgtataagtcAAAATTGTCAACACTAGACAAAGTAATAGTCTTTCAATCTACATGTAATTTGCTTTACATAGAAGCTCAGAAATCACTCGTCAGCATTAATTTCTAAGAACGGCGAGTGAATATTTTCATCATTGCAACATTGTAggattaattaattaaattttatgtagaaaatgctatttttatttataggCACAACGCAAAAGACGTACAAACAAATCTTATACAATGTACTAGGCTTGCAcataatttacagatttacggaattatttcgagttacggaagggaagttacgaattacgtaaagtcgtaattattggtcgagcgctttcgcaattgaaacgagctctctgcaaagcagtcaattccgtcgattgtaaaaagtgaaagtgacggcggaagagaaattgcgtaatgaaccaacgcaacttcgtcttttcggcatcggtaaagcgattgagatggcagagaaacaacaatatgacgggatttcccgcgatccggtaagaatcagcaatatgacgacggaagggAAATTGCgaaatgaaccaacgcaacttcacCTTTTCGGCaacggtaaagcgattgagacggcagagaaacaacataTGACGGGATTTCCAGCGATCCGATAAAAAACCTTTGCGGACCGTTGACGGTCAGCGGACcagcggttgggaaccactgttttagaatacttaaaatcgaatccagaatcctattctaattttatagttacccgtatttaaatagtgggatttctccaccacaatgcatgattgaaattaaaaaaaaagctaaattgtagcctaaatgtttaatgtGCAATGTTTTGTGcagtatttaataaaaaatgtcctgatcattggattatatttaaccaaggcaacgagatttaagaatttcgacgatcgttttttttgtttttaacagttcaatattctcaacttaattactatcaaatatcaagtatgagccagtgtgtttattctgtacgagaaccattttcaattacaaaaccttgatgttccgttaccggttttatcgttttatatcagtccggacttgtccttgctcaatatattttccacaatgcctcgcaatatttcggccaaataagattatttcggccaaataagattaactgtctttaccaaatgcggcaactttttttgattcttgaaaaccaccgacactcgaccaaatttgtgtcaatcttggctgtgggatcgtcgacttgagttagaaaaataagttaattttttcgtgagtgcaaaataaatgtcacaatatgcatttttttgcgatataactttgtattttcggaaaagccatatcatataagtatggtatttaaattatgcgcaaataattaatatttgatctaaatttgttgcaaataatgttacaacatttaggccgcgaaatgatttaatggtaatcggaataacgtcaataagtcggcatcaataattattataaaatgctgactaggtagtaaagtcgaataatgttaaaaacggtgcaataacaagtcttcgtcgcgaggcaagcgcaagtataatcaaacgagagaatacgctcgtcgtggcattgataaaatggaaacccgacattttttttaatacgaatttaaaaaagtcaactatcgtttcataaatatccgtataccagtgtatACCATCCGTATACCagcggtaatgataaaattgatcgcataaaattgggacggttaatttgcgaaggtgataaaggaaatcaaagctagcacaaaagataaaaatcagaataaaattaatttgaattcactcttgtctTAACTGTCGCCGGCGTtagtactgccaggaatatgaaaacccaaactcgatgtcccaatcgaaaatgaagtggattcaattggttgttgtgataggtttaaatgtgtgaaaaaatatcgcaattacggggtcattacgtaatcgatttggctgtAATTacagaattgatttttgtcaattacgtgcaagcctacaaTGTACGATAAGAAATATCGTATCGACAGTATATAGGAGGACTCCACATATGTCACTTACCAGCAGACTTTGTTTGATCGCACGAGGCTGAGGGCTGAGGTACATTATTAGTATCAGTTGTGGAGGTGGATTTGGAATCAGTTTTGTTTGTTGCTCCTTGAATTGCTGCTTGGAAtgctaaaataataaataaattttctgatttttttctatttctatgCATATAACTGCACCGAGGAGTTTGCagctaaaatatatattgcaacGCAGATTGGAAATCTTTGTTCAAACTCCTGTCAGTGCATAGCTCAtgtcaaattgaaaacaatatcTTATCTTATCTTTCCATACCTTGTATGGAGACACTAAGCTTGTATAGCGCAAAGGTGTAATAACATAAATATAATCAAACAATAGCGCCAGCAATCTTCACTTCggaaatttagaaaaaacatCTGCTGTATTAACTCTATATCCATACCTTTTTGAGCTTCCCCGACAGCATCAGCAGGTAAACTTCTTAATGCAAATATCTGTGCTGCACAACTTTGCATAAATTCAATATATCTGGGAGAAGAGAATATTTCAGAATAAGATTGGAATGAAAGTTTCCTACAGAACTACAACATCGAAATCCTAGCTATATAACAGCCCTCAGATCTCATAATCTCAATTGATCATTGGGTAGATCCCAGACAAAATGATAGTAAAAAGGGATTACAAATTTGGTTAGAGAGGGATGAATTAAAGGGTTTGCAAAATAGGGAGAGAAGAAATCACTTTTTACTGTATTTTGCATGATCTCAAATCCCTCCAGGCAAGATTGTCATCATTGGGCAGAGTGGGCATGTATGTGGTTATGTTTCTTGGAAAAATATTCTTTACAAATTCCAATTCTTTTTTACAAACTTACCACGTatacatttaaaatttcatttcaatgatTTGTGCAAATTTCTTTGTAAAGAAAGATATTGTTAGGCATAGGCGGCATAgccaaaatcaaataatttactatttctaATACATTCTATAATAATATTCTTATAAAAGGAAAAAAAAGGAATGTATTTTTAACAGATTCATTGTTTAATGCAACTCAACTTCAACAAGTTTGAATTTGAGAATGCTTTCTATTTAAACAGAATATTCGAACAATTTTGGACATTTCTGGATCACAGTACAAGAAACTTGGAATAGCGAGTCAAAAGACAATATCTTATCATACCATAGTACttcacaatttaaaataaaattattcacatACTTTTGTTCCGCAAATGCTTCCACTAATTCAGGTCTCAATGTTGCGAGTTGATGACGATGTTTCTTTGGGAAACCAAGTTTAACACAGTTGGGAAGAAGTTGTTCTGGTTCATCATCATCGTCGTGTTTTAAAAAGTTAACATCAGGTGGGAAGGTCCGAAGTAAATCAAGTAGATAACGTCGTCCATCATTGCCTGCAAACAAcgagaaaaattttaaatagttGAAAAAAGAATGATTATTCTTGAAAAAGAAGATTCTGGAAACTCGGGAAGCTTTACTTTATGTGCATCCATCAGCATTTGCTCCTGCTCAGCTATTTCTTTCAGGCATTTATATACATTTTTGGTATCAAAACTCACACGATCAATTTCTCTTATATTATAAACTAGGGCTTGTTCAACAAGATTCCACAAAGGCGATCAATATTCAATGAGTACAGATTTGGTAATTTTGAAGAACAACTGGATTGGTTATCGAATTAGACAGTTGGTTTTTAGAAATTGAATGAAGACCTATTTGGCCACACTAGGAGATTTCATTCGATGCGAATTATTAATTTTCCAAATGAAACTTATCACAAATTATTCCCGAAATatagaattgaaaatattgaatacaatTAAATTAGAATTTAAACTTTAGAGATAGTTTCTCACCCCCTAAAATGCTGTGCAGGCTCTTGTGCAATACAATACAACATTACCCAAGTCATTTTTATCactatatttttaaaagtaattGACATTTTGAAATAGCTGAGGGACAAGCATTTTTTTACCTGTGATTCCTTTGCACTCAACAGAAGTTTGAATTTCAACAACTTTGCTTGCTTCTCCTTCTCCACTCGTTATCGAGTGTTTCAATTGTCTGAGGGGTTTCGCAACTTTATCAATTAATTCAACATATTCTTTATTAGTTATGACTGTTTTTCCAAAATCAATTGAGCCATGAATAATACTTTGTTCTTGTTCTCTTTCCAAAATGCCTGCAATGATACATAGTGAAAtttgtttcacatttttttttaaagagtGTTCAATTTATCTAACGTTGTATATTCATTCAGACTTTGTTGTTGACAGACACTCATAAGAAGACTCCTCAAaactattaaaaattatttttccaaaCACGCCAAAGGAGTGAAGGAAGATGATTTAAATGGGTTGTCATTGTAACTTTATTTAACAGACAGAGACAGGTATTTACATCTACCTAAGTCTTTCCACCAAGCATTAAATTTTGAACTGACAAGAAAAATTAGCTGCTTTATTAAGTGAATTTAGTTGCTTTCTTAAATGAAAATGCATCAAACCCTCAAGGTCCGTAAACTACCAACTTCCCTATGGTGTTGAACCTAACAATCATGGCATTGCAGATCTCAGTTCAAAGCGTATGTTCACTATTGCACCCAGGGGTTGGAATAGGGCTAAAAATACAGAACCAGAAAGGCTCCttacaaaaatagtttttttactTAGCAGTGGTTGCTTATGCTTATACATAGCTTTGCTCAGACTGAAGATGTGAAAATGccagaaaattttttcttttcattcaaCGATTGATGCCAAAAACTTTATATCCATGATTGTTACATTTCAGTCATATGCTTTGAACATGCTTTTTACCAGCCTATATTATGATTAGGTACATATCATCCCATCTTGCTGTCACAGTCCGCTCTTTTTCTTACCAGGTATGATAGATTGTGCTGTTATTCTGTATCCACGGTAATCAATAACGACAGTTCCGAGTAGATGAAGCCCTTCTGCATCTACTGCTTGATAAGCCCGCAAACCATTAAGATCAGCAAGTGGAGCGTAAAACGCAGCATAATTTCCACCGAGGTCTTTGTAATGGTCTTTCACATCGAAACCAAGACTAAAAATTTGTAATGCAGAGAACGAGTTATTAATAAACAGTACAGGTTCTTTCATCTGTTGGTGGAATGACTTCTCAgagtaaatttttaaatattcttacaaGAGCAATAGAATTgtgaaatcaaatattcaaaatgatttgaaatcAATTATATTCCGTATTTTAAATTCTCCAATTTAGAAtacttcaatttttcaaaatatctaaCAATTGAAGTCTCAGTTCGATCAAATGGTCTTCATTTATTTCTGAATACTAAAATATAGAGAAATCAATCAAATACAGTGGAATATTAGCTTTTGGCCATCTCTGGCCTTATCCAAACCTTGTATATACCATAAGTCACAACTCTTGTATTTTGATCAATATTTGGCCTGAATTTATATCATATATGATAGGCCCAGCCCACCCAATTATATTGCACAAACAGTCTTCGAGGTTATCAAGTGTTAAAATTTAGAAGCAAAAGTCAATATTAATAGAATCGCAATTATATAAACTAATATTCTAGGAGCCCTCAGATCTCATAATCTCAATTGTTCATTGGGTAGACCAAACAAACTATAGCAGAAAGTAACGAGTTGTGAGAAAGTAATGAGTTGTGAGGTGAGGTTCTCGGGATATATTGATTATGAAAATACAAGAAATATGACATCACTTTTCGCTATATTTTGTACGGTTTAATATCCCTCCAGGCAAGATTGTCATCATCGGGCAAGCAGAATTgcgaaatatcaaaatttgtaaCATCATGCTCGAGGCATTTTTACAAGCAATGACCAAACTCAAGTATGCCACTTTTTTGatttaaagaaaatttaatttaaaacttcAGATACCTGAAGAAAATATTGTTCCAAATAAACATTTGCATTGTTCTGTCTTCTCCAGGATTGATCGGCATAATATTACCATCGATAACCATAACAGCACCACGAGTAGCCGCTGCTACAAAGTCACAGTGAgcctaaaacaaaaaatgttttatttgcaAGAATATGTTTGCATGTGTAATAAAATTTGtacaataaaatacatttgGACTGATCTTTCCCGGTTGCGGTCATATCGTAGCTCTAGGGCCAGAGCCATTATGGTTTCTAACTAACTCTCTAGCCACGATTTATTAATAGTTAATGGGAATGGTAGCCTAGCAATAATGGTAAACATTTTGGTCTATATTGATATCATCTGATAATTTAAATATCCGAATAAATACTTTACCTTGAACATTGCTCTTTCTCTTAGTAATCTTTCTGGCAACGTCGTCTTTGGTAATTCCCTTGTTGCAGCAAGTTCTTCATTCCAGTCTCTTGTAgactaaaatcaaaacaagaaatTCTGAATActagaaaataatataaatggcTACCTTATTTCTAAAGATCTATGGAAATTTGATAAACCGAATTATCAAGAACTGACCTGTCCAGGGATTGTTTCTTCAACAGACGTTCTCGTACTCAAGAAATCTTCTGCGTGAACATGATTCACCTGATGATTTTGTTGAGGTGCGGTCCAAGCATGTATCTGTAATAAGAATAAGATCTTAAAGTTATGGAAGTAAACACATTTTCTTATTATACATGGCAATGATCTGTAGTGACAAAAGAAattcaaaatgataatttgaaaCTAGGCAACCATTTGCTTCAAAATGAAGTTGTGTCAATAAGCAATAGCTCTCTGCATTTTAGTGGTTTCCCCACAACTTTGCCCCCAGAGATGAGTCTTATTTATATCTGAATGAGTGCGCGTTACCTTGCTTTGCGGGAATTATCCGACAGAGGAAAAATGTATTCGATTAGATTAACCAAAGGAGAAATTGAATTTGAAGAATTTGGTAGAAACTGCAATTGATCAAACCAGATTTAACTAGAAAAAGATTCGAATCAAAGaacatttttcataacaattttAAACATAGTCAACCAGTAACCATTATTTATAAGAATTTATTATAACttaattatgaataaaaaaaaaccttTAGAACATAGCAATACTGTGCAACTATTTTTGTTCTGAAATATGAGTtgttaaatttgtttaatttaattcattgatcaaatagaaaaatcacAATGTATGACAAAATTTCAAAGCTACAAAATAATGTAGTGTGCATTCTGCAATTTAAGCTtaaattcataacaataaaatgcttaaaattttgaattcaaaacAATTTGTATTCTGCGAATATTAACAGAAATAACCGCCAGATATTATCAGTAGCAACTGGTGATTATACAACTAGTTATTCAACATAAAACTCAAGAGAGGTGAAACAGGGATACTGTTATCAAATGCAGATAATGTTACAATAGTGTATTCCTCAAACACTTGACAAAAAACGAAAGAGTAAGAGACACTTTTCAAGTGGGATTTCTATCAACAGAAAGAGCGCTGGAGTAGCCGCAACAAAGATTACAAAACACTAGGTGTCATGTTACGTACCTGAAAAGGCGTTCCGACTCGTTCGAAAATGTGTCGATTACATCGGACTTTGTTCAAAATAGGAAAGTTGATTCGGAATCCCGGTGATATGTCCATCAGTAAATCAATGAGAGAATGAAAAGGTGGTGAAAACGTTTCAGGTTTTGGATCAAAAGTGGTCAAATCACTcctggaaattaaaaaaaaacaatgtgaATACAAAATTGAAGTACAGCGTCTCTTTGTTCTAAACACAATTGTCAGTCCAGTTCATTCAAGACACAAAATTTGGTCTACAATTGGAGTAATGCGTAAGAATATCTACAACCATATTTTGAATTCAAAGCTgcaatttttttacattaccCTCCTCAACATCAAAAAAACTGTACTCCCAACTGGTATTTAGTTGTAAAAAAGTTTCGTCTAAAATGCAtgaattttgttaaaataacaTCCCTGCTGATTGCTGATGATACCTTACACATTGTAAAATGCAACCGTATCTCAACAAtggtcatttttcaaaaaataaaaaactataaaaaatggCAGTGCACTAATCAATGGACAAAATGATCAAATAGCCCCAGCAATGTCAGTAAAATTCCAGTCACATCTAAAAAGAATTGTAAGAAATGTCATACAAATGTGAgtatattaattataaaaacagaaaaaataatgaaaggGTTTCGCACGATTGAAAAATGGTAATAGTTTTGTATTGAAATTCCCAATCTTCAAgctcagaaaatttgaaatagtttGGTCCATTAgctgcaaaaaaattaaacaagaaaAATCTGCTCACTTGTTAACGTAAAATCCTCTTGATGATGCAGTGATATGGAAGTGTTTATCTTCTATTGTAATAACGTATAAATACATGAGATCTCCGTGAAGTTTTCTATTTTGTGGAGGTGGATTCCATAAACTCATCGTTAAAACTTTTACACAGGATTTCAccttgaataaaaattttattattcaccTTGAATAATAAAACGAGAACTGTTTACATTTGAACCTTgcactccaaacaaggctctgtacaagcagaCACTGATATGTAAAGACCTACTACCATATTTCGGAAATATTGAAATCTTTCTGTTCACGTTTGAACCTTGTACTCTGAACAAGCAGCCGCTGGTATAAGAAgctactatattttttttaaggaCATGTGAATCTTTCTGCTCCGGTACTGCCAAACATATTTATCACACGCTGGGTTAGAGTACGGTGggcatggaattcgaaccgGACATTAAAAACTTGAAACACCATGCTCCCCGAAACTGTTGCTTGATAATGACATCAGGAGAAATTGCCTTACTTGGAgattttcaatgtaaaaataaataaaattaaaaatttatttaactgATATATACCTTTAATGTATTCTCAGGATGCATTTGCAATAGCGATGCTTCTTTTACTCCTGGTAAAACATATTCAGGAGGTCTGTATGACGCAGGATCAAGTTGTTTTGGCAAAGATGAAAGAAGAGTTTTATAACGATGTATTTTATTATTGCTGTTTGGCTTCCCATTTTCTTCCGACGAATCTGAATCGGATTTATTTCGATTGCTTTTCTTGTTATTGTTCGGACTGTTGGAACGACTAGAAGATGGAACATGACTAGGTGATGGGGGTGAATTCGGGGTCGACGAAGGACTCTCACTCTTGACTGCTGCTtctgaaattttaatgtttaaaatgaattaaaaagttACCCAGAAACAATTTTCCATGTTTTTTTAGTATGTGACCTAATGTTCAATAAGGAGCCTATAGCGGCGAAGTCAAGTCTTGCTTTTAAATCCGAGCCATATTTTCTAACATATTTACACCAcagtttgaaaactaattaaatattttaacacTCCAGATTTGAGAAGTTGTAACCACTGTAGTTGGGCAGATAAAACTTCAGTAAACCAAAAGCAGAGAATCTATTTTCAAACGACTCGAGGGTGTTGAGGTATTTATTCAGAACCCTAATAGTTTATTATAAAAACTATGCCCAACACTCAAGCAAAATATGAACTGACCTTCTGAAACATCATTCTGAGTTATAATATTTAGATAGGATAGACTGTGTCCTTCAGCACCAAGATGAGCTTCTTCAAATTCTAATGAATTTAATAATTCCCTGACATGTCTCAAGTGGACTTTTACTTCACGCAGGCTGTAGGgttctaaaaacaaaaaattgtcaCAGCAAATCCCTTAGCTTTACACCCGTTTGTTAAAATTTTACAGAGATGTTCCAAACCCCGTTTCAAATCAGTTATTAAACACActtcataaaatcaaattaaaatttcagcATATACAATCAAAACCACGTTTCATCAACACATTTCATTAATAAATTTGCTATATTACTATTACTAACCCGATTAAATAAATCCTAGCAACTGTAAGTGCTGGCTGTTGTTTTGAAGCATCTTTAATTTTGCTTGATAGTAACTTACACTGATTCGAAACATGTGGTTATAATGAGTTTCCAACATTTGTTTCATATAAAAGCTTTTGAggatttatttaattatattctTCAGAGAAGCGATAGATAATAATTAACCACTCAGTAGATTAACTAAGTAGATCACTAGGTTAGTAAGAGATGTCTGATACACAAGAATAATGTCTAACTAATGACGTATGTTTCAAGCGTGAAAAACAATTAAAGACGAGCACACAAGGTTGACACCAGTTCTGAATTGAAATGGATTCGAAATTATCTAGTTtggaaatacataataaaaaattacaacCTTTTCACTTCTTACAAAAGAAAATGCTCACGTCTACCAAATATTTGATCAGAGCCAAATTTGATGACAATGCAAACTAACTGCATGAGGCAGTCTAGAGAAACAGTTCTACATTTGTCCCTCATAAAGAATCGGATTGTCCAAATTCATCCACGCCTAGAGTTTATTGCCATAAAATACATAAATCACAAGCACACCTTCCACAACTTTGATTTCGCATCCACTCTCGAGATCAGGAATGCTTTTTAGTTCAGAAAAATTATCCATTTTAACACCGTTCAGTCTTAAACTGAAACAGGTTCTTTGGCAAGTAGTTTCATGGTCAATAAGCAAGTGATGGAGTTCTTGTACTATTTCTTGCGGTGAAACCTGTTTGGAAATATAATATTCACATGTTTGATAATTATGAATTAACAGAAAACGAATAGATCATTATTTTGCAAACAGTTTAATATTCTACTCCATAAACATTGCATTTTCATATGTTAGTTTTCCAATTTAacacatatattatttatcatAACTTGCtcaacatatttttcaaaatgtgatTGAAATTCAGATGAATTTGTACAACAGAATAAAAATACAGAGCTAGAagtcaataaaaattatataaaatcacCTGAACTTCAAATGACTTAGCATTGGGAGGAGTAACTGTGATCGAAATCAAGTTATCTTGAATAAAAACTAGTTCATTTCCATCTTTGATCTTGACAGCTTTTTTCTCCTCCTTTTCATTGTCGTTCGTGGAAACAGTTGCTGTTGTTAGCTCTGGCATTTTTTCAGCGTCGTTTGCAATGCCGTTCCTTGACctgtataaataatatacagtaaatattagaatttaatTCCACAAAATCATCTAAAAATAAGATGTTCTACCAAGAATTTTCTTAAGCCTAACGTTACACGAGAGTGCACCGAAAATGTGGAAAGAGTCATTTTTGTTATGTTGTTAGCGATATTATGATGTACATTTTTTTTGAACCATGCTTATTCACGCCTTTTGCTCTCAACAAGGCTCTTTACAAGCAGTGACCGATTTATTTAGAAGGACTGGTATCTTTCTGATTCGGCATTGCCTATCCAAATTTATTACGCTCTGAGtaagtggtgggcatgggattcaaaccagGGATGTGTAATGCAAGTGAAAtgcaatgccaacatagttAAGTCTTATGCTTGAACTCCTCAGTCCTCACGACGCACCAGAACATTTCTGCGATTATAACAAATATGACACTTTATATAACATTGAAAGGTACCAAATCAACATACAGACATGACTGTTTTGATATAAAGTTGTTTATCCCAAATCTACTATAATTATAGTATCTATTAAAAACAAAGCATGAATGCCGACAATATCTCAGTTATATTCCCTATGGAGTGGTTGTCATTCATCCAAGGTTAAGTGAAATAAATAGAGAGAAGATGagaattaatattaaataatgttACATAACTAATTTCTCCCACAAATCTCCTGAGATTTAACAAGATTTGAAACCGCAGCTAATAAATGTTATTATAAACTTAGTTTGATTGAACACAGAAAGAGTAAATGTGCGCTTAAGGCATATACATCCAAAAACTAAGGTTATAGTTTAATCCCAATCAAACTTCTACAATCTTCGCAAACTTACTTGCCTTATAAATTGGAAATTATACGAGAAAACTCCCAATCAATAAACAACTTCAGCATCTTAGTTTTTGGAAACAAAGGCATTCAGTAAATATGATTATGAAATGCATAAATGTCCTCACTTTGATGTAATAAACtggtaggcaatgctgaactgAATAAATCTT containing:
- the LOC120342506 gene encoding clustered mitochondria protein homolog; translation: MSAHESGGLEVEPAQENHSKEVQNENNGGVKEESDDSAVHSGDDEIEKSSESPVIVMSRNGIANDAEKMPELTTATVSTNDNEKEEKKAVKIKDGNELVFIQDNLISITVTPPNAKSFEVQVSPQEIVQELHHLLIDHETTCQRTCFSLRLNGVKMDNFSELKSIPDLESGCEIKVVEEPYSLREVKVHLRHVRELLNSLEFEEAHLGAEGHSLSYLNIITQNDVSEEAAVKSESPSSTPNSPPSPSHVPSSSRSNSPNNNKKSNRNKSDSDSSEENGKPNSNNKIHRYKTLLSSLPKQLDPASYRPPEYVLPGVKEASLLQMHPENTLKVKSCVKVLTMSLWNPPPQNRKLHGDLMYLYVITIEDKHFHITASSRGFYVNKSDLTTFDPKPETFSPPFHSLIDLLMDISPGFRINFPILNKVRCNRHIFERVGTPFQIHAWTAPQQNHQVNHVHAEDFLSTRTSVEETIPGQSTRDWNEELAATRELPKTTLPERLLRERAMFKAHCDFVAAATRGAVMVIDGNIMPINPGEDRTMQMFIWNNIFFSLGFDVKDHYKDLGGNYAAFYAPLADLNGLRAYQAVDAEGLHLLGTVVIDYRGYRITAQSIIPGILEREQEQSIIHGSIDFGKTVITNKEYVELIDKVAKPLRQLKHSITSGEGEASKVVEIQTSVECKGITGNDGRRYLLDLLRTFPPDVNFLKHDDDDEPEQLLPNCVKLGFPKKHRHQLATLRPELVEAFAEQKYIEFMQSCAAQIFALRSLPADAVGEAQKAFQAAIQGATNKTDSKSTSTTDTNNVPQPSASCDQTKSAGQLHRAVVREAARKAGSCTDSEFDLRFNTDLFTRGIKHADAAEDIKNQKDLIKEAAEFLVSNQIPTFIRDCAQQTVLPVDGPSMIDAMHERGISTRYLGKIVQLLPESSQLVYIKRICVTELYSRCIRHIFRSYLQSASQTYLCASIVHFLNCLFSSCKSNPNVLDHESKKKRRNRRMKDVKSDWNKLTSQSLWTQISEEAKQYYDYTSELKSVEEIFEKHEIQRVALLRNFCLKNGIQLLIRDYDFESKHKPTFTEDDILDVYPVVKHVAPRASDAYHFYASGQVKIQQGALKQAIEYISESLSLFNNVYGVMHMEIASCYRSIARLQYISGDHPEAVSNQQKALIMFERILGIDHATTMFAYVNLAIYCFANSQIQSSLKLLYRAKYLLNVMYGDDHPDMAQINSTIGLVLHGLQEYDLSLTYLTDALRINVLGGKQNLKTAVSYHLVARAYSCKGNFRQALHNEKQTYKLYQALLGDDHDKTKESEEFLRHLTQQAVSLQRTMNEIYQKGSKAAIPPLQIMPPSISSVVDLINAINGIVRMVPAETNVKIPEPSKPIKDVTDVDTEKEK